The following are encoded together in the Callithrix jacchus isolate 240 chromosome 19, calJac240_pri, whole genome shotgun sequence genome:
- the ZNF669 gene encoding zinc finger protein 669 isoform X3: MPHPAPPSCPVNLNFTFCGLPAALGSGWASRKVVTRAKDSAAFKDVAVNFTQEEWALLDSSQKNLYREVMEETCRNLAIVGNKWKDQNTEDYFKKPGKDIRNHMVQRLCERKEGNQYGEVVSQIPNLHLNNNIPTGLKPCECSICGKVFIHHSLLNRHILAHSGYKPYGEKQYECEHCGKLFVSVPGVTRHMLMHSGNPAYKCMICGKAFYFLSAFERHRRTHTGEKPYKCKQCGKAFTASSSCLIHERTHTGEKPYKCEECGKTFRFSCSFKTHERTHTGERPYKCTKCDKAFSCSTSLRYHGSIHTGERPYECKKCGKAFSRLNSLHLHLRIHTGEKPYECKKCGKAFSRLNSLHLHLRIHTGEKPYECKKCGKAYTRSNHLTRHERSHDVEAGCSGSCL, encoded by the exons GACTCAGCGGCTTTTAAGGATGTGGCTGTGAACTTTACCCAGGAGGAATGGGCTTTGTTAGATTCTTCTCAGAAGAACCTCTACAGAGAAGTGATGGAGGAAACCTGCAGGAACCTCGCTATTGTTG gaaacaaatggaaagaccAGAATACTGAAGATTACTTCAAAAAACCTGGGAAAGATATAAG aaatcaTATGGTACAGAGACTGTGTGAAAGAAAAGAGGGTAATCAATATGGAGAAGTTGTCAGCCAAATTCCAAATCTTCATCTGAACAATAACATTCCTACTGGATTAAAACCATGTGAATGCAGTATTTGTGGAAAAGTCTTTATACATCATTCCCTTCTTAATAGGCATATTCTAGCTCACTCAGGATACAAACCATATGGAGAGAAGCAATATGAATGTGAGCACTGTGGgaaattatttgtttctgttcCGGGTGTTACAAGACACATGCTAATGCACAGTGGAAATCCAGCTTATAAATGTATGATATGtggaaaagctttttattttctcagtgcATTTGAAAGACATCGGAGAACTCACACAGGGGAAAAACCCTATAAATGTAAACAGTGTGGTAAAGCGTTCACTGCTTCCAGTTCCTGCCTAATACATGAACgaactcacactggagagaaaccctacaaatgtgaggaatgtgggaAAACATTCagattttcttgttcttttaaaaCTCATGAAAGGACTCACACTGGAGAAAGACCCTATAAATGTACCAAATGTGATAAAGCCTTCAGTTGTTCCACATCCCTTCGTTACCATGGAAGtattcatactggagagagacCCTATGAATGTAAAAAATGTGGTAAAGCCTTCAGCCGTCTCAATTCCCTCCACCTCCATTTAAGAATACATACTGGGGAAAAGCCCTATGAATGTAAGAAATGTGGTAAAGCCTTCAGCCGTCTCAATTCCCTCCACCTCCATTTAAGAATTCATACTGGGGAAAAGCCCTATGAATGTAAGAAATGTGGTAAAGCCTACACTCGTTCCAATCACCTTACTCGCCATGAAAGAAGTCATGAtgtagaggctgggtgcagtggctcatgcctgtaa
- the ZNF669 gene encoding zinc finger protein 669 isoform X4, producing the protein MRRMRRNITVVEKNSLLKFPDSAAFKDVAVNFTQEEWALLDSSQKNLYREVMEETCRNLAIVGNKWKDQNTEDYFKKPGKDIRNHMVQRLCERKEGNQYGEVVSQIPNLHLNNNIPTGLKPCECSICGKVFIHHSLLNRHILAHSGYKPYGEKQYECEHCGKLFVSVPGVTRHMLMHSGNPAYKCMICGKAFYFLSAFERHRRTHTGEKPYKCKQCGKAFTASSSCLIHERTHTGEKPYKCEECGKTFRFSCSFKTHERTHTGERPYKCTKCDKAFSCSTSLRYHGSIHTGERPYECKKCGKAFSRLNSLHLHLRIHTGEKPYECKKCGKAFSRLNSLHLHLRIHTGEKPYECKKCGKAYTRSNHLTRHERSHDVEAGCSGSCL; encoded by the exons GACTCAGCGGCTTTTAAGGATGTGGCTGTGAACTTTACCCAGGAGGAATGGGCTTTGTTAGATTCTTCTCAGAAGAACCTCTACAGAGAAGTGATGGAGGAAACCTGCAGGAACCTCGCTATTGTTG gaaacaaatggaaagaccAGAATACTGAAGATTACTTCAAAAAACCTGGGAAAGATATAAG aaatcaTATGGTACAGAGACTGTGTGAAAGAAAAGAGGGTAATCAATATGGAGAAGTTGTCAGCCAAATTCCAAATCTTCATCTGAACAATAACATTCCTACTGGATTAAAACCATGTGAATGCAGTATTTGTGGAAAAGTCTTTATACATCATTCCCTTCTTAATAGGCATATTCTAGCTCACTCAGGATACAAACCATATGGAGAGAAGCAATATGAATGTGAGCACTGTGGgaaattatttgtttctgttcCGGGTGTTACAAGACACATGCTAATGCACAGTGGAAATCCAGCTTATAAATGTATGATATGtggaaaagctttttattttctcagtgcATTTGAAAGACATCGGAGAACTCACACAGGGGAAAAACCCTATAAATGTAAACAGTGTGGTAAAGCGTTCACTGCTTCCAGTTCCTGCCTAATACATGAACgaactcacactggagagaaaccctacaaatgtgaggaatgtgggaAAACATTCagattttcttgttcttttaaaaCTCATGAAAGGACTCACACTGGAGAAAGACCCTATAAATGTACCAAATGTGATAAAGCCTTCAGTTGTTCCACATCCCTTCGTTACCATGGAAGtattcatactggagagagacCCTATGAATGTAAAAAATGTGGTAAAGCCTTCAGCCGTCTCAATTCCCTCCACCTCCATTTAAGAATACATACTGGGGAAAAGCCCTATGAATGTAAGAAATGTGGTAAAGCCTTCAGCCGTCTCAATTCCCTCCACCTCCATTTAAGAATTCATACTGGGGAAAAGCCCTATGAATGTAAGAAATGTGGTAAAGCCTACACTCGTTCCAATCACCTTACTCGCCATGAAAGAAGTCATGAtgtagaggctgggtgcagtggctcatgcctgtaa
- the ZNF669 gene encoding zinc finger protein 669 isoform X5 — protein MSISIKLLNSRRELRSPLFDSAAFKDVAVNFTQEEWALLDSSQKNLYREVMEETCRNLAIVGNKWKDQNTEDYFKKPGKDIRNHMVQRLCERKEGNQYGEVVSQIPNLHLNNNIPTGLKPCECSICGKVFIHHSLLNRHILAHSGYKPYGEKQYECEHCGKLFVSVPGVTRHMLMHSGNPAYKCMICGKAFYFLSAFERHRRTHTGEKPYKCKQCGKAFTASSSCLIHERTHTGEKPYKCEECGKTFRFSCSFKTHERTHTGERPYKCTKCDKAFSCSTSLRYHGSIHTGERPYECKKCGKAFSRLNSLHLHLRIHTGEKPYECKKCGKAFSRLNSLHLHLRIHTGEKPYECKKCGKAYTRSNHLTRHERSHDVEAGCSGSCL, from the exons GACTCAGCGGCTTTTAAGGATGTGGCTGTGAACTTTACCCAGGAGGAATGGGCTTTGTTAGATTCTTCTCAGAAGAACCTCTACAGAGAAGTGATGGAGGAAACCTGCAGGAACCTCGCTATTGTTG gaaacaaatggaaagaccAGAATACTGAAGATTACTTCAAAAAACCTGGGAAAGATATAAG aaatcaTATGGTACAGAGACTGTGTGAAAGAAAAGAGGGTAATCAATATGGAGAAGTTGTCAGCCAAATTCCAAATCTTCATCTGAACAATAACATTCCTACTGGATTAAAACCATGTGAATGCAGTATTTGTGGAAAAGTCTTTATACATCATTCCCTTCTTAATAGGCATATTCTAGCTCACTCAGGATACAAACCATATGGAGAGAAGCAATATGAATGTGAGCACTGTGGgaaattatttgtttctgttcCGGGTGTTACAAGACACATGCTAATGCACAGTGGAAATCCAGCTTATAAATGTATGATATGtggaaaagctttttattttctcagtgcATTTGAAAGACATCGGAGAACTCACACAGGGGAAAAACCCTATAAATGTAAACAGTGTGGTAAAGCGTTCACTGCTTCCAGTTCCTGCCTAATACATGAACgaactcacactggagagaaaccctacaaatgtgaggaatgtgggaAAACATTCagattttcttgttcttttaaaaCTCATGAAAGGACTCACACTGGAGAAAGACCCTATAAATGTACCAAATGTGATAAAGCCTTCAGTTGTTCCACATCCCTTCGTTACCATGGAAGtattcatactggagagagacCCTATGAATGTAAAAAATGTGGTAAAGCCTTCAGCCGTCTCAATTCCCTCCACCTCCATTTAAGAATACATACTGGGGAAAAGCCCTATGAATGTAAGAAATGTGGTAAAGCCTTCAGCCGTCTCAATTCCCTCCACCTCCATTTAAGAATTCATACTGGGGAAAAGCCCTATGAATGTAAGAAATGTGGTAAAGCCTACACTCGTTCCAATCACCTTACTCGCCATGAAAGAAGTCATGAtgtagaggctgggtgcagtggctcatgcctgtaa
- the ZNF669 gene encoding zinc finger protein 669 isoform X6, which produces MAAHSWDSAAFKDVAVNFTQEEWALLDSSQKNLYREVMEETCRNLAIVGNKWKDQNTEDYFKKPGKDIRNHMVQRLCERKEGNQYGEVVSQIPNLHLNNNIPTGLKPCECSICGKVFIHHSLLNRHILAHSGYKPYGEKQYECEHCGKLFVSVPGVTRHMLMHSGNPAYKCMICGKAFYFLSAFERHRRTHTGEKPYKCKQCGKAFTASSSCLIHERTHTGEKPYKCEECGKTFRFSCSFKTHERTHTGERPYKCTKCDKAFSCSTSLRYHGSIHTGERPYECKKCGKAFSRLNSLHLHLRIHTGEKPYECKKCGKAFSRLNSLHLHLRIHTGEKPYECKKCGKAYTRSNHLTRHERSHDVEAGCSGSCL; this is translated from the exons GACTCAGCGGCTTTTAAGGATGTGGCTGTGAACTTTACCCAGGAGGAATGGGCTTTGTTAGATTCTTCTCAGAAGAACCTCTACAGAGAAGTGATGGAGGAAACCTGCAGGAACCTCGCTATTGTTG gaaacaaatggaaagaccAGAATACTGAAGATTACTTCAAAAAACCTGGGAAAGATATAAG aaatcaTATGGTACAGAGACTGTGTGAAAGAAAAGAGGGTAATCAATATGGAGAAGTTGTCAGCCAAATTCCAAATCTTCATCTGAACAATAACATTCCTACTGGATTAAAACCATGTGAATGCAGTATTTGTGGAAAAGTCTTTATACATCATTCCCTTCTTAATAGGCATATTCTAGCTCACTCAGGATACAAACCATATGGAGAGAAGCAATATGAATGTGAGCACTGTGGgaaattatttgtttctgttcCGGGTGTTACAAGACACATGCTAATGCACAGTGGAAATCCAGCTTATAAATGTATGATATGtggaaaagctttttattttctcagtgcATTTGAAAGACATCGGAGAACTCACACAGGGGAAAAACCCTATAAATGTAAACAGTGTGGTAAAGCGTTCACTGCTTCCAGTTCCTGCCTAATACATGAACgaactcacactggagagaaaccctacaaatgtgaggaatgtgggaAAACATTCagattttcttgttcttttaaaaCTCATGAAAGGACTCACACTGGAGAAAGACCCTATAAATGTACCAAATGTGATAAAGCCTTCAGTTGTTCCACATCCCTTCGTTACCATGGAAGtattcatactggagagagacCCTATGAATGTAAAAAATGTGGTAAAGCCTTCAGCCGTCTCAATTCCCTCCACCTCCATTTAAGAATACATACTGGGGAAAAGCCCTATGAATGTAAGAAATGTGGTAAAGCCTTCAGCCGTCTCAATTCCCTCCACCTCCATTTAAGAATTCATACTGGGGAAAAGCCCTATGAATGTAAGAAATGTGGTAAAGCCTACACTCGTTCCAATCACCTTACTCGCCATGAAAGAAGTCATGAtgtagaggctgggtgcagtggctcatgcctgtaa